From Desulfuromonas soudanensis, the proteins below share one genomic window:
- a CDS encoding NosD domain-containing protein yields MNRGKPLASVFLLTCLLFVSGGCQGRGAKHLLILNSPVITEAVVWSGEVRISGVATVKKEGRLTILPGTRVVFSKIDGDGDGIGDSELLVEGELLARGTKGAPIVFTSGAAKPQKADWKYLYLDFARRAELSWVVSEYAYSGVQIHFCQARIVDSVFRYNVDGVRFSTVKLELAGNRIHDNSHGLRYEERGSTAHIHHNEIRDNDIGIFVVTRGDDRAVIEGNNIVGSLAYSVKLGLEQQGDVTLPGNWWGSSDPEAVASTFFDHRFDRSLGTVRAPEPLAAPVPIDAWHLHQGDQL; encoded by the coding sequence ATGAATCGGGGAAAACCTTTGGCCTCCGTCTTCCTTTTGACGTGCCTGCTCTTCGTTTCCGGCGGCTGTCAGGGGAGGGGGGCAAAGCACCTGCTGATTTTAAACTCCCCGGTCATCACCGAGGCGGTGGTCTGGTCGGGCGAGGTGAGAATCAGCGGGGTGGCCACCGTCAAGAAGGAGGGTCGGCTGACGATCCTTCCCGGGACCCGCGTCGTCTTCAGCAAAATCGACGGGGACGGGGACGGCATCGGCGATTCGGAACTGCTGGTGGAAGGGGAACTTCTCGCCCGGGGAACGAAGGGGGCGCCGATTGTCTTTACCAGCGGCGCCGCAAAACCCCAGAAGGCCGACTGGAAATATCTCTATCTCGACTTCGCCCGGCGCGCCGAACTTTCCTGGGTGGTCAGCGAGTACGCCTACAGCGGCGTCCAGATCCACTTCTGCCAGGCCCGCATCGTCGACTCGGTCTTCCGCTACAACGTCGACGGCGTGCGCTTCTCGACGGTCAAGCTCGAACTGGCCGGCAACCGCATTCACGACAACAGCCACGGACTGCGCTACGAAGAGCGGGGGAGCACGGCTCATATCCACCACAACGAGATCCGCGACAACGACATCGGTATCTTCGTCGTCACCCGGGGCGACGACAGGGCCGTCATCGAGGGGAACAACATCGTCGGCAGCCTTGCCTACAGCGTCAAGCTGGGGCTGGAACAGCAGGGCGACGTTACCCTCCCCGGCAACTGGTGGGGGAGCAGCGATCCGGAGGCCGTGGCCTCCACCTTCTTTGATCACCGTTTCGATCGGAGTCTGGGAACGGTCAGGGCCCCCGAGCCCCTCGCCGCTCCGGTCCCCATAGACGCATGGCACCTGCACCAAGGAGATCAATTATGA
- a CDS encoding carboxypeptidase-like regulatory domain-containing protein encodes MKRWGMVLLLLLIAVQAEGASGVKGRAAWRGELVPEIRVRAYRAIADIAVGREVAVAAPSAVDGTYVLELPPGSYYLTARDYDGPPRPGGHFCFYSGAPVQVREGAYTNVGFNLIRIPEEAPPVAGRSGLRGEITFEGELLEHCYLYVYNTAEDGFKGPGYFIQPVEKGRFRLRLPPGDYYLLARKRAKGGQFGPIEIGDRFNYYYGNPVRIREGETREVRIETITRLSMLEEGEAPPFRGIRGTVKGPEGTPAAGVHVFAYRDPAMTGTPDYFSAPADAAGRFELSLPDAGPFYLLAREAFGGPAGEGELYGRYRGESGSAVTIGASEPIREISIHVEKKLLP; translated from the coding sequence ATGAAACGCTGGGGCATGGTTTTGCTGCTGCTTCTGATCGCCGTGCAGGCCGAAGGCGCCTCGGGGGTCAAGGGGCGTGCCGCCTGGCGCGGCGAACTCGTCCCCGAGATCCGGGTACGCGCCTACCGCGCCATCGCCGACATCGCCGTCGGCAGAGAAGTGGCCGTGGCGGCGCCGAGCGCCGTCGACGGCACCTACGTTCTCGAGCTGCCGCCGGGGAGCTATTATCTCACCGCCCGCGACTACGACGGTCCGCCGCGCCCGGGAGGTCACTTTTGCTTCTACAGCGGCGCGCCGGTGCAGGTGCGGGAGGGAGCCTACACCAACGTCGGCTTCAACCTGATCAGGATTCCCGAAGAAGCGCCGCCGGTCGCCGGTCGCTCGGGGCTCCGCGGTGAGATCACCTTCGAGGGGGAACTTCTCGAACACTGCTATCTCTACGTCTACAACACGGCCGAGGACGGGTTCAAGGGGCCGGGGTACTTCATCCAGCCGGTGGAAAAGGGGCGCTTTCGTCTCCGCCTCCCCCCGGGGGACTATTACCTGCTGGCGCGCAAGCGGGCCAAGGGGGGGCAGTTCGGTCCCATCGAGATCGGTGACCGCTTCAACTACTACTACGGCAATCCGGTGCGCATCCGCGAGGGGGAAACCCGGGAGGTGCGGATTGAAACGATCACCCGCCTCTCCATGCTCGAAGAAGGGGAGGCTCCCCCGTTCCGGGGGATTCGTGGTACGGTAAAGGGTCCCGAGGGGACACCGGCTGCGGGCGTTCACGTCTTCGCCTATCGCGACCCGGCCATGACCGGAACACCCGACTACTTTTCGGCGCCTGCGGACGCCGCCGGCCGATTCGAACTCTCCTTGCCCGACGCAGGGCCTTTTTACCTCCTGGCCCGGGAGGCCTTCGGCGGGCCGGCCGGCGAGGGGGAACTCTACGGCCGATACCGGGGAGAGTCGGGTTCGGCAGTGACCATCGGCGCAAGCGAGCCGATTCGGGAGATATCCATCCATGTGGAAAAGAAATTGCTTCCCTAG
- a CDS encoding right-handed parallel beta-helix repeat-containing protein: MRRALVLLLLLLPLPAWSLTLSSATLWEGELSFSETVRVEPGVVLTVAPGTVVTFSGGKLEVAGRLVARGVRFTGRNWEGIVLKGCDAATVLSDCTVDGARTGIFVGGGAPKLEGLRLEKNDVGMEIKQKSAAEVRDCRFSGNSRVGLFIKDEAAPLVTGNLFTGNGKFGVYIYRALPRMLSRNVFSGNPTGLMISHYGSDPRVEGNRFEKNGVGIFVDRAARPHLQGNLLRGNETGLRLYRRSDPRVEGNDLRDNGFAIAVAYSSYPVIAGNDFTGNGSALVLEFQSSAWEAEKGSVVRQEEVSSVGAFGRGARNEVTEDERRPRVLDGTVDARGNWWGLKETAELEKTGAGGNPVSIADGRDTPTFTEGGKTYPLDTVRFAPWSKVPLTADLEKLP; encoded by the coding sequence GTGAGGCGCGCCCTGGTCCTTCTCCTCCTTCTCCTCCCCCTGCCGGCCTGGAGCCTGACCCTGAGTTCGGCCACCCTGTGGGAAGGAGAACTCAGCTTCAGCGAGACGGTGCGGGTCGAGCCCGGCGTTGTTCTGACCGTGGCGCCTGGGACGGTCGTCACCTTTTCCGGCGGAAAGCTTGAGGTGGCCGGGCGCCTGGTCGCCCGGGGCGTACGCTTTACCGGTCGGAATTGGGAGGGGATTGTCCTCAAGGGGTGCGATGCCGCCACCGTCCTCTCCGACTGCACCGTGGACGGCGCCCGCACCGGGATCTTCGTCGGCGGCGGGGCGCCGAAACTCGAAGGCCTTCGTCTCGAAAAAAATGATGTCGGGATGGAAATCAAGCAGAAGAGCGCGGCGGAGGTCAGGGACTGCCGGTTTTCCGGAAACAGCCGGGTCGGCCTCTTCATCAAGGACGAAGCGGCGCCGCTGGTCACCGGCAACCTCTTCACCGGCAACGGCAAATTCGGCGTCTATATCTACCGGGCCCTCCCCCGGATGTTGAGCAGAAACGTCTTTTCCGGCAATCCGACGGGGTTGATGATCTCCCACTACGGCAGCGACCCGCGGGTCGAGGGGAACCGCTTCGAAAAGAACGGCGTCGGCATTTTCGTCGACCGCGCCGCCCGGCCGCATCTGCAGGGGAATCTGCTGCGCGGCAACGAGACCGGCCTTCGCCTCTATCGCCGCTCCGACCCCCGGGTCGAGGGGAACGACCTCAGGGACAACGGGTTCGCCATAGCCGTCGCCTACTCCTCCTACCCGGTGATCGCCGGAAACGACTTCACCGGCAACGGCAGCGCCCTGGTCCTCGAATTCCAGTCCTCCGCCTGGGAGGCGGAGAAGGGGAGCGTCGTCCGGCAGGAGGAAGTCTCCAGCGTCGGAGCCTTCGGCCGCGGAGCGCGCAACGAGGTCACCGAAGACGAGCGCCGTCCCCGGGTTCTCGACGGCACCGTCGATGCCCGCGGCAACTGGTGGGGCCTCAAGGAAACGGCCGAGCTGGAGAAGACCGGCGCCGGCGGAAATCCTGTCTCCATCGCCGACGGCCGGGACACGCCGACCTTCACCGAGGGGGGTAAAACCTACCCCCTGGACACCGTCCGCTTTGCCCCCTGGAGCAAGGTCCCCCTGACCGCTGACCTGGAGAAACTGCCATGA
- a CDS encoding glycine betaine ABC transporter substrate-binding protein, translating to MKKTFFPLLALVLASFILFAAAVLPAGACVGKTLVIGSTGTVQQDILAQLLSILISERTGTSVKVQRFDSSAAAHASLLKADLDLYVEYTGVGQVEILHGAAISDPEALYQAVKDTYNQELNLVWLKPIGFDEPRVAPAGVAAQAAPVVRKDTLKKFPALARLINKLGGAIDAPAMQRLEAKAAGENIAAVARQFLKDGQLI from the coding sequence ATGAAAAAGACGTTTTTCCCCCTGCTCGCTCTCGTTCTGGCATCCTTTATCCTCTTTGCCGCTGCCGTCCTCCCCGCCGGGGCCTGCGTCGGCAAGACCCTGGTGATCGGCTCCACCGGGACGGTGCAGCAGGATATCCTGGCCCAGCTCCTGTCGATCCTCATCAGCGAGCGCACCGGGACGTCGGTGAAGGTCCAGCGTTTCGACTCCTCGGCCGCAGCCCACGCCTCCCTCCTCAAGGCCGACCTCGACCTCTATGTGGAGTACACCGGCGTCGGGCAGGTGGAAATCCTTCACGGGGCGGCGATATCCGATCCCGAAGCGCTTTATCAGGCGGTCAAGGACACCTACAACCAGGAGCTCAACCTGGTCTGGCTCAAGCCGATCGGCTTCGACGAGCCAAGGGTGGCCCCCGCGGGGGTGGCGGCTCAGGCCGCCCCCGTGGTGCGCAAGGACACGTTGAAAAAATTTCCCGCCCTGGCCCGTCTGATCAACAAACTCGGCGGGGCGATCGACGCTCCCGCCATGCAACGCCTCGAAGCGAAGGCCGCCGGTGAAAATATCGCCGCCGTGGCCCGGCAGTTTCTCAAGGACGGTCAGCTGATCTGA
- a CDS encoding NosD domain-containing protein, with product MWKRNCFPSLLLALFFCGSPLAEAATYSGPLSGNTTWRGEVVLAAPVTVPSGATLTIAAGTRVRPVDAAARLMVQGVLLVQGTAASPVVFIAVEKWQGIEFVEAPPGSVIEQARFSRAEAALSSIATDLTVRGSTFADCTAAIKLLRESHSLIEDCRFVGNGMGIENEMKSTPVIRGNHFEGHTNTAIFASHNSSGAIVDNLFFKNKQGITLVQKYPDRIEKNRFVENGVGIFCNQTQNTPTILANTFEKNENALVNFSFSYPVVENNRFLDNETAIRNDQFGSPRVARNLLRGNRTALYNNRKSNPEVRLNRIEKNGLALFVDYSSYPQVRENNFLDNGRGVELGIFQSADWEKRSGSSGMVQKEALSRKSQNPLLAKAPTVFNDYVDVSGNWWGKDTAKLAAAGSEGNLEIFFDRCDKPEVIYEGFGPDSYRLDRVVFSPWLEAPAKGAGLEVTP from the coding sequence ATGTGGAAAAGAAATTGCTTCCCTAGCCTGCTTCTTGCTCTGTTTTTCTGCGGAAGTCCCCTGGCCGAAGCCGCCACCTATTCCGGACCCCTGTCGGGGAATACGACCTGGCGCGGCGAAGTGGTGCTGGCGGCTCCGGTGACCGTCCCTTCCGGGGCGACCCTGACCATTGCCGCCGGAACCCGGGTTCGCCCCGTCGATGCCGCCGCGCGCCTCATGGTGCAGGGGGTTCTTCTCGTTCAGGGAACGGCCGCCTCCCCCGTTGTCTTTATCGCCGTGGAGAAGTGGCAGGGGATCGAGTTTGTCGAGGCTCCGCCCGGCAGTGTCATCGAGCAGGCCCGTTTTTCCAGGGCCGAGGCGGCCCTCAGCAGTATCGCCACGGATCTGACGGTGCGCGGCAGCACCTTTGCCGACTGTACGGCGGCCATCAAGCTGCTGCGCGAGTCGCACTCCCTCATCGAGGACTGCCGCTTCGTCGGCAACGGGATGGGAATCGAAAACGAGATGAAATCGACTCCGGTCATCCGCGGCAACCATTTCGAAGGTCATACAAACACAGCGATCTTCGCCTCCCACAACAGCAGCGGCGCCATCGTCGACAACCTCTTTTTCAAGAACAAGCAGGGGATAACCCTGGTGCAGAAATATCCCGACCGGATTGAAAAGAACCGCTTCGTGGAAAACGGCGTCGGCATCTTCTGCAATCAGACCCAGAACACCCCGACGATTCTCGCCAACACCTTCGAGAAGAACGAAAATGCCTTGGTGAACTTTTCCTTTTCCTATCCGGTGGTGGAAAACAATCGATTCCTCGACAACGAGACGGCGATCCGCAACGACCAGTTCGGTTCCCCCCGGGTGGCCCGCAATCTGCTGCGGGGGAACAGGACGGCGTTGTACAACAACCGTAAGTCCAATCCGGAAGTCCGTCTCAACCGCATCGAAAAAAACGGACTGGCCCTCTTTGTCGACTATTCCTCCTATCCGCAGGTGAGAGAGAACAATTTTCTCGACAACGGGAGGGGGGTGGAACTCGGAATTTTCCAGAGTGCCGACTGGGAGAAGCGTTCGGGATCGAGCGGCATGGTGCAGAAAGAGGCTCTCTCCCGCAAAAGCCAGAACCCCCTGCTGGCCAAGGCCCCCACCGTCTTCAACGACTACGTGGATGTCAGCGGCAACTGGTGGGGAAAAGATACGGCGAAGCTGGCCGCCGCCGGGAGCGAGGGGAACCTGGAGATCTTTTTCGATCGCTGCGACAAGCCGGAAGTCATCTATGAGGGGTTCGGACCCGACAGCTATCGTCTCGACCGGGTGGTCTTCAGCCCCTGGCTGGAGGCGCCGGCAAAAGGGGCCGGTCTGGAGGTGACCCCGTGA
- a CDS encoding DUF3467 domain-containing protein, whose translation MSEKKPAEVKLEIQLDEEMAQGVYANLAVVNHSDSEFTLDFIFVPPQAPRAKVRSRVITSPRHVKRLIAALQDNLARYERTHGAVEGERPKPAPDGGKVH comes from the coding sequence ATGAGCGAAAAGAAACCCGCCGAGGTGAAACTGGAAATCCAGCTCGACGAGGAGATGGCCCAGGGTGTCTATGCCAACCTGGCCGTCGTCAATCACAGCGATTCGGAGTTCACGCTCGACTTCATCTTCGTTCCGCCGCAGGCTCCCCGGGCCAAGGTGCGCAGCCGGGTGATCACCTCTCCCCGGCACGTCAAGCGCCTGATTGCGGCGCTGCAGGACAACCTCGCCCGCTACGAACGGACCCACGGCGCCGTGGAAGGCGAACGTCCAAAACCTGCCCCGGACGGGGGGAAGGTCCATTGA
- a CDS encoding DUF362 domain-containing protein, with protein sequence MPAIDRRQFVRQALRSALAVTAMGGVPVLDLWAAAASPETFPAVAVRRGEEIPELVRRTVAALGGMGAFVKPGETVVVKPNIGWDRTVELAANTHPLVVRTVVELCLEAGAKKVRVFDRSANDPRRCYVQSGIQQAVEEIGSERAVIEHMERRAYRDLDIKRGVELTRWSFYGPALDADRLINLPIAKHHSMSILTLGMKNLMGVIGGNRGTLHREIAESLADINTIIPSTLTLIDATRILVANGPQGGRLEDVRVKNTLIASPDIIAADSAAVSLFDLRPEEIPTIVAGARRGLGVMDLTRVRMV encoded by the coding sequence ATGCCGGCAATTGATCGCCGCCAATTTGTTCGACAAGCCCTGCGCAGCGCCCTGGCGGTGACGGCCATGGGCGGAGTGCCGGTTCTCGACCTCTGGGCCGCCGCGGCAAGTCCGGAGACGTTCCCTGCCGTGGCGGTGCGTCGGGGAGAAGAGATCCCGGAGCTGGTGCGCCGGACGGTGGCGGCCCTCGGGGGCATGGGCGCCTTCGTCAAGCCGGGCGAAACGGTGGTGGTCAAGCCGAACATCGGCTGGGATCGGACCGTCGAGTTGGCGGCCAATACCCATCCCCTGGTGGTGCGCACCGTCGTCGAACTCTGCCTCGAGGCCGGGGCCAAAAAAGTGCGGGTCTTCGATCGCAGTGCCAACGATCCCCGCCGTTGCTACGTGCAGAGCGGCATCCAGCAGGCCGTCGAGGAGATCGGATCCGAACGGGCCGTCATCGAGCACATGGAGCGCCGCGCCTATCGCGACCTCGACATCAAGAGGGGGGTGGAGCTGACCCGCTGGTCCTTTTACGGACCGGCCCTCGATGCCGACCGCCTGATCAACCTGCCGATTGCCAAGCATCACTCCATGTCCATTCTTACCCTGGGGATGAAGAACCTGATGGGGGTGATCGGCGGCAACCGCGGCACCCTCCATCGGGAAATCGCCGAGTCCCTGGCCGATATCAACACCATTATCCCTTCGACCCTGACCCTCATCGACGCCACCCGGATTCTGGTGGCCAACGGACCCCAGGGGGGGCGCCTCGAAGACGTGCGCGTTAAAAATACCCTCATCGCCTCTCCCGATATCATCGCCGCCGACAGTGCCGCCGTATCTCTCTTCGACCTTCGCCCCGAGGAGATCCCAACCATCGTTGCCGGGGCCCGGCGCGGACTGGGGGTCATGGATTTAACCAGGGTGCGCATGGTTTGA